ACGCAAGCGACAGTTCGTTTTACTCCTGCTATGCGGGAGTCACTGCTCTCACTGCCTCGAACAGGCTTCGTGCCGCCCGTTTCCATGTGAAGATCCCAGCCTGCCGGCGCCCCGCCGACACCAGAGATTGATGCACCGTTTCATCGTCCAGCACGGTTCGAATCTTCTCGCTCCACGCGTCGGGATCGAAAGGGTCTGCATACAGCGCGGCCTTGCCGCAGACCTCAGGAAGCGCGCCACACGGCGCAGCCACGACCGGACAGCCAAGCGCCATCGCCTCCAGCGGCGGCAGACCGAACCCTTCCGTCAGCGATGGGAAAGCAAGCGCGCCGGCGTTGGCCATCAAGCCTACGAGTTCGGAATCGGTAATGCGGCCGGAAAATCGCACGTTGGGCGGCACGACATGCCCAAGATTTTCGAAATCGGCTTTCGTCGCTCCGCCGAACAGCACGAGCGTCACGCTCTTCAATTCGGACTTCGCGAACGCCTTGAGAAGAATGGCGATGTTCTTGTGCTTCTGCGTATTGGCGAGCGCGAGAACATAGCG
This is a stretch of genomic DNA from Paraburkholderia caribensis. It encodes these proteins:
- a CDS encoding glycosyltransferase family 4 protein, which gives rise to MVVYNGCDHVFEVRPDDGQLMTLNLTRKRYVLALANTQKHKNIAILLKAFAKSELKSVTLVLFGGATKADFENLGHVVPPNVRFSGRITDSELVGLMANAGALAFPSLTEGFGLPPLEAMALGCPVVAAPCGALPEVCGKAALYADPFDPDAWSEKIRTVLDDETVHQSLVSAGRRQAGIFTWKRAARSLFEAVRAVTPA